The following are encoded together in the Bradysia coprophila strain Holo2 unplaced genomic scaffold, BU_Bcop_v1 contig_94, whole genome shotgun sequence genome:
- the LOC119085003 gene encoding zinc finger protein 2 isoform X1: protein MPPPDSPHAEPAPRKRRRKREDPQSCFTNSEEYDSDDASPVSCSDVESFQGKIVYNPDGSAYIIDSENDSLSNISENGLGTVNDYFGLGVPATNNPKIHSFRVVTARDATVNISEPNSKISKPILMCFICKLSFGNTKSFSLHAANEHALNLQECEKMLLNREYSSAIIQRNGDEKPQISFLEPLDVQKQMQHTIDQQSLSKSNDLAVKTLSDYHQSLITAASTASTTQSTNVSTSATTVATSNQISTENANSTTGNPASNSKFLSELFLQQQQLQQQRESTPLQCPDHQGMKGIDCKTCEMMNVSIKSPMTPIKSPNNLNMTPPGSSSVNMSPTTPAPSFTIGACPEHINGRPIGVECPRCELILNSARLNSGVQISTRNSCKTLKCPQCNWHYKYQETLEIHMREKHPDGESACGYCLAGQQHPRLARGESYTCGYKPYRCEICNYSTTTKGNLSIHMQSDKHLNNMQELNSTQSLSQTSEIRESPKIILPNMSQQSAKPKPSFRCDVCSYETSVARNLRIHMTSEKHTHNMAVLQNNIKHLQALSFLQSQNIGQLPSLNNMPNLPNLNQSIPNLQQNVPNLAQNLPNFLPEAALADLAYNQALMIQLLHQNSAASASGGLGGNSNVSGATSSNLTGGVSPVSASRANSLVTPNSNAMVESDHGLNPDSFEPPIEPDVRPTNLFSCLVCACYNTNNIEELNNHLLIDRSRNYNTDIMIISNSNYHCSLCKYNTNLKANFQLHSKTDKHIQKLNYINHIKEGGIKNEYKLKYNGNNSVQLKCNCCDYYTNSIQKLNLHTQNMRHENAKIIFNHLVYTIQECNKNSVGAAGTGNNVSSGSLSSSSDQSETGAFDNGTGDAASDNNFNQKVLFCQLCNYKAPHILGMVQHVKSLRHVQIEQIICLQRRSENADSLELVDVFKVVDCDDKNDKSSPQHSPVPKSLADQLSAVAAIQQHQQQLSAAAALGDQLGHAAAIFKCNHCNHFTETKTEIEQHLAIHHPNCGENDFFVIPTNTAQAAAAAAMAYQMAQSAANKPSPSIDDDIKSEKMDDDNGSDCGGDLADCEAIDTTDEMCGILCPLCQETFSDKKSLEKHVVTVHSVTSDGLARLLNLVDANQWMSSKKSPSIADCKSDGEIECTTCGTGFKAMMELLHHANDNQHYQMTSDNTYACVLRTCHANFPTISNMNAHFKDCHMNIVISERHVYKYRCKLCSLAFKTQDKLNNHSLYHTMRDATKCNVCNRNFRSTQSLQKHMDQAHNNSTSVSPTTSPGLGGDKSDAEENITSPSSIKQEDCDLMDGNRDEALGGLNDNCHETNEIDEYLNSQQMAEECYNDQNRKFKCHKCKMGFTQQSYLGQHYKSNVHRRNEKGNFFPMEKYLDPNRPFKCEICRESFTQKNILLVHYNSVSHLHKLKKQSENNNTPSTSPSGVGDFDRKSIEYDRRSNDVDRKSVDLDRKSVDFDRKSVEMDGDSDTPKRKLSPENDYDSPKKRFKCDICKVAYAQGSTLDIHMRSVLHQSRACRLQEQQAQLMQQQLSPGLQRLPTDLNQSQTGSSVSPTPSNLSTTNHEVVENNSPKINNQIYKTLLENFGFDIVKQFNEINKNNNGNPNSNNAATDSVSQSQQQQKLNLQQQSANAQTLQQQLSLHQQLNPTARSESASEEKYFCRHCKKIFSSIFVLKTHCEEIHNEKIPLDFLEKFAEKFKSYYLESAENENEILDFSSKKEIKEKGSDASKTLLSPQQQLLQQAQQQLPASLAAVPELAQKLNIDPTVLAQKMMEQNFANLPPNFANLPQNLQSLQSLQGLQNLQNLQNLPNMGNLPMNTLEMLNLMQFHHLMSLNFMNLAPPLIFGGTGASSSIPSTAGATGGTVTPNEISTNAPQQVQILQQQAAAAQAAAVQQAAASNNQKRARTRITDEQLKILRAHFDINNSPSEESIKEMSFKANLPPKVVKHWFRNTLFKERQRNKDSPYNFNNPPSTTLNLEEYERTGQTKVTSLSNDSADLSTIAQQQQQQQQQQSHQQAQQELQQHSHNIQQQTQQLLQVQQAQQAMLQQASQHLHQTDTRPHSHPSSIASNERPSDIQVKSEPGDEIECGDSMKNEQMIDHDSSMHSHHTNMYYNNFETKSESGSSEILSRPPTPNSSYNNINEMINQQIESIPINNITNMGVGSIGNSMGPPKKFQMNMKLFDKSFESNSNSSNSSTSSGKRANRTRFTDYQIKVLQEFFENNSYPKDSDLEYLSKLLSLSPRVIVVWFQNARQKQRKIYENQPNNSYYESAEEKKPNINYTCKKCNLVFQRYYELIRHQKNHCFKEENNKKSAKAQIAAAQIAQSLSSEDSNSSIDINNASSLLSGNIAAGLQAQNLSLNSPNMLQSSHSAIPGLSTSPNLSMLSSQHSIFGKSGSAGHQSPQSTSSQQSPTQKYECDKCNLMFSRYELYKEHQLIHLMNPNLFLQQSLSQQYSENSPFGILQNLSSNAAAPATSSTSDTMDLSQKQKKRKFSETSQDNDHNDYDQLNKKLKNEQFEFLYNYFVQNEGADEIVKAKNIDFESLYTYYQTNELKKKGNFDFLYQYYVQNERPMDMSEKPSFEFLFQYYQINESKKFFQLEASPSKNDFLMMNLTSTPKNPTAPSTPTTALSKQQQTTANSSSGMLSETAVAATVGRQTPINQSMSTNQQSLTGSVGGGGLIIHNQNSNGSSTCGTVTNPADLLIQSMHQGEITSADKQNNKRLRTTILPEQLNFLYECYQNESNPSRKMLEEISKKVNLKKRVVQVWYQNSRARERKGQFRQNLQIINKKCPHCGAIFKIKSALESHLQTKHPDKQPINIDQIPDVKPHINDFPTTNAQTTFKAMLNDQLIDNNNKLSVSDFAQLMDATASILAATSQQQSSPFSMSASNGVNPLDLSTTTPKYEPSESEISFSDSNNDHDESNDFSAQPNGSFGCSESHLDGGGDGLSMGKGNNGGIGMSQLNGDLDYFGPCSPASSTQSQQKKRYRTQMSHRQVNMLKVLFGDYKTPSMIDCENVGREIGLPKRVVQVWFQNARAKDKKSRNSRYTDEESVSGGMTANPSPDLQPIIDDCKICGVQKVNMQEHVFSSAHIAQVKASIEGADLSDHHDDGQNLTKPQQSPTPASSISSTSSMPSAANMMSQQSSTHDAMGLYNQFLLQNHMFGQLSGALSGNQSSDQHQELLALQHHLSQQQQAALNNSGSSTSTTNGGGSQQPTPQQLLMENNLLLQINADNQPTTNSEILQQLYSYSQMSAIGGK, encoded by the exons CTAGTGCCATCATACAGCGAAACGGCGATGAAAAGCCACAAATATCGTTCTTAGAACCGCTGGACGTGCAAAAGCAAATGCAACACACAATTGATCAACAGAGTTTGAGCAAAAGTAATGATTTAGCCGTCAAAACTCTAAGTGATTATCACCAAAGTCTGATAACAGCTGCATCGACAGCATCCACAACACAATCAACAAATGTTTCCACGTCGGCAACAACGGTTGCTACATCAAATCAAATAAGCACTGAAAATGCAAACTCTACAACGGGTAACCCAGCCAGCAATAGTAAATTTCTCAGCGAATTGTTTCTGCAGCAACAACAGTTGCAACAACAACGCGAATCAACGCCACTTCAATGTCCTGATCATCAGGGCATGAAAGGCATCGACTGTAAAACATGTGAAATGATGAATGTGAGTATTAAGTCACCGATGACTCCGATCAAATCGCCGAACAACCTCAATATGACGCCACCGGGTTCGTCCAGTGTAAATATGTCACCAACGACACCCGCACCCAGTTTCACAATCGGTGCATGCCCGGAACATATCAATGGTCGACCAATCGGTGTTGAATGTCCAAG ATGTGAACTGATTCTGAATTCGGCTCGTCTGAACAGTGGAGTACAAATTTCAACCAGAAACTCTTGTAAAACGCTTAAGTGTCCCCAATGCAATTGGCACTACAAATACCAAGAAACATTGGAAATTCACATGCGCGAAAAACATCCAGACGGTGAAAGTGCATGCGGTTATTGTTTAGCGG GTCAACAACATCCCCGGCTAGCACGTGGAGAATCGTACACATGCGGCTACAAACCGTACCGTTGCGAAATATGCAATTACTCCACGACAACGAAAGGCAATTTGTCCATTCATATGCAGAGTGATAAACATTTGAACAATATGCAAGAACTGAACAGCACCCAGAGTCTCAGCCAGACCAGCGAGATACGAGAAAGTCCGAAAATTATACTGCCAAATATGAGTCAACAATCAGCCAAACCGAAGCCCAGTTTTCGTTGCGATGTGTGTTCATATGAAACAAGTGTAGCGCGAAATCTCCGTATTCACATGACTAGCGAAAAGCATACGCACAACATGGCTGTCCTACAGAATAACATCAAACATTTGCAGGCGTTGAGCTTTTTGCAGAGTCAAAACATCGGCCAACTACCCAGCCTAAATAACATGCCCAACTTACCCAATCTCAACCAATCGATACCAAATCTTCAACAGAACGTGCCGAATTTAGCACagaatttaccgaattttttGCCAGAAGCAGCGCTTGCCGATCTCGCCTACAATCAAGCATTGATGATTCAATTATTACATCAAAATTCCGCCGCATCAGCTAGCGGAGGACTGGGTGGCAATAGCAATGTGTCCGGCGCAACCAGTTCCAATCTGACGGGTGGCGTATCGCCCGTATCCGCATCACGTGCCAATAGTTTGGTGACACCGAACAGTAATGCAATGGTCGAATCGGATCATGGACTCAATCCCGACTCGTTCGAACCGCCAATCGAACCCGATGTTCGGCCGACCAATCTGTTTAGCTGTTTGGTGTGCGCATGCTACAATACGAACAACATCGAAGAACTGAACAATCATTTGCTGATCGATCGGTCGCGGAACTACAACACCGACATCATGATCATCTCGAACAGCAACTACCACTGTTCGCTGTGCAAATACAATACCAATTTAAAGGCCAATTTCCAGTTGCACAGCAAAACGGACAAGCACATACAGAAACTGAACTACATCAATCATATCAAAGAGGGTGGCATCAAAAACGAGTACAAATTAAAGTATAACGGTAACAATTCGGTACAATTAAAGTGCAATTGCTGTGACTATTACACAAATTCGATacagaaattgaatttgcatACGCAAAATATGCGACACGAAAATgccaaaatcattttcaatcacTTGGTGTATACGATCCAggaatgcaataaaaatagtGTCGGTGCTGCCGGTACGGGTAATAATGTTTCGTCCGGATCGTTATCGTCGTCGTCGGACCAGTCCGAAACGGGTGCATTTGATAATGGCACCGGTGATGCGGCGAGTgacaataatttcaatcaaaaagtGTTGTTCTGTCAATTGTGCAACTACAAGGCGCCCCATATATTGGGAATGGTGCAGCATGTGAAAAGTTTACGACACGTGCAAATCGAACAGATTATATGCTTACAGCGACGCAGTGAAAATGCAGATTCGTTGGAATTGGTCGACGTATTCAAAGTGGTCGATTGTG ATGACAAGAACGACAAATCCAGCCCACAACATTCACCTGTCCCGAAATCATTGGCCGACCAGCTCTCGGCCGTTGCAGCTATCCAACAACATCAGCAACAACTCAGTGCTGCCGCTGCGCTCGGTGATCAACTAGGACATGCAGCGGCAATCTTCAAATGCAATCATTGCAATCACTTCACCGAAACCAAAACGGAAATCGAGCAACATCTTGCCATTCACCATCCGAATTGCGGAGAAAATGACTTTTTCGTCATACCGACTAATACTGCTCAGGCAGCTGCTGCTGCAGCAATGGCATATCAAATGGCTCAGTCAGCGGCAAATAAACCATCACCGTCGATCGATGACGATATAAAATCGGAGAAAATGGACGACGACAATGGATCGGATTGTGGTGGCGATTTGGCCGATTGTGAGGCAATCGATACCACCGACGAGATGTGCGGCATATTGTGTCCGTTGTGTCAGGAAACGTTCAGCGATAAGAAGTCACTGGAAAAGCATGTCGTGACCGTTCACAGTGTGACTAGTGATGGATTAGCAAGACTATTGAATTTAGTTGATGCAAATCAATGGATGAGCAGCAAGAAAAGTCCAAGTATCGCAGACTGTAAGAGTGATGGTGAAATTGAATGTACTACTTGCGGCACGGGATTCAAAGCAATGATGGAATTATTGCATCACGCCAACGATAATCAACACTACCAAATGACTAGTGACAACACGTACGCATGTGTTCTGCGTACATGTCACGCCAATTTTCCGACCATTTCCAATATGAACGCACATTTCAAGGATTGTCACATGAACATTGTAATATCCGAACGACATGTATACAAGTATCGCTGTAAGCTGTGCTCGCTAGCTTTCAAAACACAAGACAAACTGAACAACCACTCATTGTACCACACGATGAGGGATGCAACCAAATGCAATGTCTGCAATCGAAACTTTCGCTCGACGCAGTCACTGCAAAAGCATATGGATCAAGCACACAACAATAGCACTTCGGTTAGTCCGACAACATCGCCGGGTCTGGGTGGCGATAAGAGCGATGCCGAAGAGAATATTACGAGTCCATCTAGCATCAAACAGGAGGACTGTGATCTGATGGATGGAAACAGAGATGAGGCTTTGGGTGGACTAAACGACAATTGTCACGAAACCAACGAAATCGACGAATATCTGAATTCACAGCAGATGGCTGAGGAATGTTATAACGACCAGAACAGGAAATTCAAATGTCATAAGTGTAAAATGGGATTCACACAGCAGAGCTACCTGGGACAACACTACAAATCGAATGTTCACAGGCGTAATGAAAAAGGAAACTTTTTTCCGATGGAAAAGTATTTGGATCCAAATCGTCCGTTCAAATGCGAAATTTGTCGCGAGAGTTTCAcgcagaaaaatattttgctggtGCACTACAACAGTGTATCCCATCTGCACAAACTGAAGAAACAGAGTGAGAACAATAACACCCCGTCGACTAGTCCCAGTGGCGTTGGAGATTTCGATCGGAAGAGCATTGAGTATGACAGACGTAGCAACGATGTGGATCGCAAGAGCGTTGACTTGGACCGAAAGAGTGTGGATTTTGATCGCAAGAGCGTTGAAATGGATGGAGATTCTGATACGCCGAAGAGAAAACTGAGTCCCGAGAACGATTACGACAGTCCAAAGAAGCGTTTCAAATGTGACATCTGCAAAGTTGCATATGCCCAAGGAAGCACGCTGGACATTCATATGAGAAGCGTCTTACACCAAAGTCGAGCGTGTCGTTTGCAAGAACAGCAGGCTCAGTTGATGCAACAACAATTATCGCCTGGACTGCAAAGATTACCCACGGATTTGAATCAATCACAGACGGGAAGTAGCGTTTCGCCAACACCGTCAAATCTGAGCACTACGAATCATGAGGTTGTCGAGAACAACTCACCGAAAATTAACAATCAAATCTATAAAACTCTGCTGGAAAACTTCGGTTTTGACATTGTGAAGCAGTTCAACGAGATCAACAAGAACAACAACGGCAATCCGAATAGCAACAATGCCGCCACCGATTCGGTATCGCAATCGCAACAGCAACAGAAACTGAATCTTCAACAACAGTCAGCAAACGCTCAAACTTTACAGCAGCAATTGTCATTGCACCAGCAACTGAATCCTACCGCTCGAAGCGAAAGTGCATCGGAAGAGAAATACTTCTGTCGTCACTGCAAAAAGATATTCTCCAGCATCTTCGTGCTGAAGACACATTGCGAAGAGATTCACAACGAAAAGATTCCGCTCGATTTTCTGGAAAAGTTCGCCGAGAAATTCAAGAGCTACTATCTGGAGTCGGCAGAAAATGAGAacgaaattttagatttttcatCGAAGAAGGAAATTAAGGAAAAGGGATCCGATGCCAGTAAGACGTTGCTATCGCCACAACAGCAGCTGCTACAACAAGCTCAACAACAATTACCCGCTTCATTGGCCGCCGTACCAGAACTAGCACAAAAGCTCAACATTGACCCGACAGTACTCGCCCAAAAGATGATGGAGCAAAATTTCGCCAACCTTCCACCAAACTTCGCAAATCTACCACAAAATCTACAGAGTCTACAGTCGTTGCAAGGACTACAAAATCTGCAAAATCTTCAGAATCTACCGAACATGGGAAACTTGCCGATGAACACATTGGAAATGCTAAATCTGATGCAATTCCATCACTTGATGTCACTGAATTTTATGAATCTCGCTCCACCGCTAATTTTCGGTGGCACCGGAGCTTCGTCGTCGATACCGTCGACTGCTGGAGCGACTGGAGGTACTGTGACACCAAACGAGATTAGTACAAATGCGCCACAACAGGTCCAAATTCTTCAGCAACAGGCTGCTGCTGCTCAGGCCGCTGCTGTTCAACAG GCTGCCGCTTCGAACAATCAAAAACGTGCTCGCACCCGAATCACCGATGAACAGCTGAAGATTTTAAGAGCTCATTTCGACATTAACAATTCCCCGAGTGAAGAAAGTATCAAGGAAATGTCCTTCAAAGCCAATCTGCCACCAAAG GTTGTCAAACATTGGTTTCGTAACACCCTGTTCAAAGAGCGTCAAAGGAACAAGGATTCGCCGTACAACTTCAACAATCCACCTTCAACAACTTTAAATCTCGAAGAATACGAACGTACCGGTCAGACCAAAGTAACCAGTCTCAGCAATGACTCGGCTGATCTATCTACAATTGcgcaacagcagcagcagcaacaacaacaacaatcacATCAGCAGGCACAGCAGGAACTTCAACAGCATTCACACAACATTCAACAACAAACCCAACAACTCCTTCAAGTACAACAGGCGCAACAGGCAATGCTCCAACAAGCAAGCCAACACTTGCATCAGACCGATACACGACCTCATTCGCACCCATCGTCGATAGCAAGCAATGAACGTCCGTCTGACATTCAGGTAAAGTCTGAACCGGGCGATGAGATCGAATGCGgtgattcaatgaaaaatgaacaaatgatCGACCATGATAGCAGCATGCATTCACATCATACAAACATGTACTATAACAATTTCGAAACCAAATCCGAGAGTGGCAGTTCGGAAATTCTATCCCGTCCACCAACTCCAAACAGTTCCTATAACAACATTAACGAAATGATTAACCAGCAAATCGAAAGCATTCCAATCAATAACATCACTAACATGGGCGTGGGAAGCATAGGCAATAGCATGGGTCCGccgaaaaaattccaaatgaACATGAAATTATTTGACAAAAGTTTTGAATCGAATTCGAATTCGTCGAACAGTTCGACGTCGAGCGGTAAACGGGCGAATCGGACCCGATTCACCGACTATCAGATCAAAGTGCTGCAGGAATTTTTCGAGAACAATTCGTATCCGAAGGACAGCGATCTGGAATATTTGAGCAAATTGCTGTCGCTGTCGCCGCGGGTGATTGTTGTGTGGTTTCAG AATGCACGTCAAAAGCAGAGGAAAATCTACGAGAACCAACCGAACAATTCGTATTACGAATCGGCCGAAGAGAAGAAGCCCAACATCAACTACACCTGCAAGAAATGCAATCTGGTATTCCAGCGGTACTACGAACTGATTCGCCATCAGAAGAACCATTGCTTCAAGGAGGAGAACAATAAGAAATCGGCCAAGGCTCAAATAGCAGCCGCTCAAATTGCACAAAGTTTAAGCAGCGAAGACTCCAATTCCAGCATCGACATCAACAATGCGTCGTCGTTACTATCGGGGAACATAGCAGCCGGCTTACAAGCACAGAATCTGAGTTTAAATTCGCCGAATATGTTGCAATCGAGTCATTCAGCCATACCGGGACTATCAACCAGTCCGAATTTGTCAATGCTATCGTCACAGCACAGCATATTCGGTAAAAGTGGCAGTGCTGGTCATCAGAGTCCACAATCGACGTCGTCACAGCAGTCGCCGACGCAAAAATACGAATGCGACAAATGCAATTTGATGTTCTCACGCTACGAACTGTACAAGGAGCATCAGCTCATCCACTTGATGaatccaaatttatttcttcaacAGTCGCTGAGCCAGCAGTACAGTGAAAATTCACCGTTCGGAATATTGCAAAATTTGAGTTCGAATGCGGCAGCACCGGCCACATCGTCCACATCCGATACGATGGACTTATCGCAGAAGCAGAAGAAgcgaaaattttccgaaaccAGCCAGGATAACGATCACAACGACTATGATCAGTTGAATAAGAAGTTGAAGAACGAACAATtcgaatttttgtacaattattTCGTGCAGAATGAGGGCGCCGACGAGATTGTCAAGGCGAAAAACATCGACTTCGAATCGCTGTACACCTACTATCAGACGAACGAACTGAAGAAGAAGGGAAACTTCGATTTTTTATACCAATACTATGTGCAAAATGAGCGACCCATGGACATGTCCGAGAAGCCGAGCTTCGAATTTCTGTTCCAGTACTACCAAATCAACGAGTCAAAGAAGTTTTTTCAGTTAGAAGCCTCGccatcaaaaaatgattttctgatGATGAATTTAACGTCGACGCCAAAAAATCCAACGGCACCGTCAACACCAACAACCGCATTGTCAAAACAGCAGCAAACGACAGCGAATTCATCATCGGGAATGCTATCAGAAACGGCGGTAGCTGCAACCGTTGGACGACAAACGCCAATCAATCAGTCAATGTCAACCAATCAACAATCATTGACTGGTAGTGTTGGTGGCGGCGGCTTAATCATCCACAATCAGAATAGTAACGGCAGTAGTACATGCGGTACGGTAACGAATCCGGCTGATTTGCTCATCCAGAGCATGCATCAGGGTGAAATAACGTCGGCTGACAAGCAGAATAACAAACGTTTGCGAACGACCATCCTGCCGGAacagttgaattttttatacGAATGCTATCAGAACGAGTCGAATCCTAGTCGAAAGATGCTTGAGGAGATATCCAAAAAGGTCAACTTGAAGAAGCGCGTTGTTCAG GTTTGGTATCAAAATTCACGAGCTCGAGAACGTAAAGGCCAATTCCGTCAGAACCTGCAAATAATTAACAAGAAATGTCCCCATTGCGGTGCcatattcaaaataaaatcggcCCTTGAATCACACTTACAAACCAAACATCCGGACAAGCAGCCAATCAACATCGATCAAATACCGGATGTTAAGCCGCACATAAATGATTTTCCCACTACCAATGCACAGACAACATTCAAAGCTATGCTCAACGATCAGTTGATCGATAATAACAATAAGCTGAGCGTCAGTGATTTTGCTCAACTGATGGACGCCACTGCATCGATACTTGCCGCTACGAGCCAACAGCAGTCATCACCATTTTCCATGTCGGCCAGTAACGGTGTTAATCCGTTGGATTTGTCAACGACAACCCCAAAGTATGAGCCAAGCGAAAGCGAAATTAGTTTTTCCGATTCGAACAATGATCACGACGAATCGAACGATTTCTCTGCACAACCGAATGGCAGTTTCGGATGCAGCGAATCGCATTTGGATGGGGGCGGTGATGGTTTGTCGATGGGAAAAGGGAATAACGGTGGCATTGGAATGAGCCAATTGAATGGCGATCTCGACTATTTCGGACCATGCAGTCCGGCGTCAAGTACGCAGAGTCAACAGAAGAAACGGTATCGTACCCAAATGTCGCATAGACAGGTAAACATGTTGAAAGTACTGTTTGGTGACTACAAAACACCAAGCATGATAGACTGCGAAAATGTCGGTCGTGAAATTGGACTACCTAAGCGGGTTGTGCAG GTTTGGTTCCAAAATGCCCGTGCCAAAGACAAGAAATCTCGCAACAGCCGTTACACTGATGAGGAAAGTGTCAGTGGTGGCATGACCGCAAATCCATCACCGGATCTGCAGCCAATAATTGACGATTGTAAAATTTGTGGCGTTCAAAAGGTTAATATGCAGGAGCACGTCTTCTCCAGCGCTCACATCGCCCAAGTGAAAGCTTCCATCGAGGGCGCCGATCTATCCGATCACCATGACGACGGTCAAAATCTGACCAAACCGCAACAGTCTCCGACACCTGCATCATCCATCTCATCGACCAGTTCGATGCCATCAGCTGCGAATATGATGTCACAGCAATCATCCACACACGATGCAATGGGCCTGtacaatcaatttttactGCAAAATCATATGTTCGGTCAACTGAGCGGAGCCCTGAGCGGAAATCAATCGTCTGACCAGCATCAAGAACTGTTGGCGCTACAACATCATCTAAGCCAACAACAGCAGGCCGCCCTGAACAACAGTGGTTCGTCGACATCGACCACGAATGGCGGTGGTTCACAGCAGCCGACACCGCAACAACTGTtgatggaaaataatttactgCTGCAAATCAATGCTGATAATCAACCCACCACAAATAGTGAAATTCTACAGCAACTGTACAGTTACAGTCAAATGAGCG CAATCGGAGGCAAATAA